From the genome of Sander lucioperca isolate FBNREF2018 chromosome 1, SLUC_FBN_1.2, whole genome shotgun sequence, one region includes:
- the LOC116036461 gene encoding calnexin-like: MEMSFVLLCVMLVASVTPVSAAAQPGIIESLLLATNERPWLWGLYVFTVGLPVILFISFMWPDKRFGPADQEYYYKKSDDDQPDDPELSERTEAVDIKGKADRAGTRKR, encoded by the exons ATGGAGATGAGCTTTGTGTTGCTGTGCGTGATGCTGGTAGCCAGTGTGACACCTGTGTCTGCTGCAGCACAG CCAGGTATCATAGAGAGCCTGCTATTGGCCACCAATGAGCGCCCCTGGCTCTGGGGGCTCTACGTCTTCACTGTTGGACTTCCTGTCATTCTCTTCATTAGCTTCATGTGGCCTGACAAG agGTTTGGGCCCGCCGATCAAGAGTATTACTATAAGAAGTCTGATGATGATCAACCAGATGATCCTGAGCTCTCAGAGCGGACAGAGGCTGTGGATATCAAAG GAAAGGCTGACAGAGCTGGGACAAGGAAAAGATAG
- the LOC116036570 gene encoding cyclic nucleotide-gated cation channel-like: MTGPVQDSHRLSVKTWTDEESDRADSNLSRAQSMCDDTSSELQRMAAIDRRDINSQNSLQGRGALSRIVSIVMTLRDWAQKSLADETERPDSFLERFRGPVNTDMQDPPSRFSHTGSDTDREIRRSRHTRWKCNVEVLSPSDDAYYHWLMLIGAAVFYNWTLLVVRACFDELQMRNVLVWLVLDYICDGVYILDIAVRLHTGFLDQGLMVKDVRRLRETYVRTLQCKIDICSILPTDLLYLAVGMSYTPLLRFNRLLRLSRLFEWFERTETRTCYPNAFRICKLVLYILVIIHWNACGYYSFSKVLGLGSDSWVYPNASDPEFGSLTRSYIYCLYWSTLTLTTIGETPPPVRDEEYLFLIFDFLVGVLIFASIVGNVGSMISNMNATRAAFQGRVDTLKHYMQFRHVSKVLEQRVIRWFDYLWTNKKTIDEQEVLKSLPNKLRAEIAINVHLDTLKKVRIFKDCEAGLLVELVLKLRPQVFSPGDYICRKGDVGKEMYIIKDGQLAVVGEDGTTQFAVLTSGSCFGEISILNISGSKMGNRRTANIRSLGYSDLFCLSKQDLMEALQEFPHARAQLEQRGRDILQKEGLLEEVNVSAGEDLEEKMERLETSLDRLQTCLARLQGEFNSSQLRLKQRITTLEHNITTVGTGSGFLSDADGNESVFGGDGVRSEINIRF, encoded by the exons aTGACGGGTCCAGTGCAGGATTCACACAGGCTTTCTGTGAAAACGTGGACAGATGAGGAGAGTGACCGAGCTGACAGCAATCttagcag AGCACAGTCGATGTGTGATGACACTTCCTCAGAGCTTCAGAGAATGGCGGCCATTGACAGAAGAGATATTAATTCCCAGAATTCCTTGCAAGGGCGAGGTGCTCTGTCCAG GATAGTTAGTATAGTGATGACTCTGAGAGACTGGGCGCAGAAGAGTTTGGCTGACGAGACTGAACGCCCAGATTCCTTCTTGGAACGCTTCAGAGGCCCCGTCAACACTGACATGCAAGACCCTCCCAGCAGGTTCAGCCATACCGGCTCTGACACAGATCGTGAAATCAGACGCTCCAGACACAC GAGGTGGAAGTGTAATGTCGAGGTCTTATCACCATCTGATGATGCATACTACCACTGGCTGATGCTGATTGGTGCTGCTGTTTTTTATAACTGGACCCTACTGGTTGTCAG GGCTTGTTTCGATGAGCTCCAAATGCGGAATGTGTTGGTGTGGCTGGTACTGGACTACATCTGTGATGGAGTCTATATCCTGGATATAGCTGTTCGTCTCCACACAG GTTTCTTGGATCAAGGCTTGATGGTGAAAGATGTGCGGCGTCTGAGAGAAACCTACGTTCGAACCTTGCAGTGTAAAATTGACATTTGCTCCATCCTTCCAACTGACCTGCTGTACCTAGCTGTTGGAATGAGCTACACTCCTCTTCTTCGATTCAACCGGCTGCTGCGTCTGTCACGTCTGTTTGAGTGGTTTGAGCGTACAGAGACACGAACGTGCTACCCCAATGCTTTCCGCATCTGTAAACTGGTGCTGTACATCCTGGTGATCATCCACTGGAACGCCTGTGGATACTACAGCTTCTCCAAGGTCCTCGGGCTGGGCTCTGATTCTTGGGTGTATCCCAATGCATCAGATCCTGAGTTTGGCTCCCTGACCAGAAGTTACATCTACTGTCTGTACTGGTCCACTCTGACACTGACAACCATTGGAGAGACCCCTCCTCCTGTTAGAGATGAGGAATATTTGTTCCTGATATTTGACTTTCTG GTTGGGGTTCTGATTTTTGCCTCCATTGTGGGTAATGTTGGATCCATGATCTCCAATATGAATGCCACAAGAGCAGCCTTTCAGGGCCGCGTAGACACCCTGAAACACTACATGCAATTCAGGCATGTCAGCAAGGTGCTAGAGCAGCGCGTCATCCGCTGGTTTGACTACCTCTGGACCAATAAGAAGACAATAGATGAACAGGAAGTGCTGAAGAGCCTGCCCAATAAACTGAGAGCAGAGATTGCTATTAATGTTCACCTGGACACACTGAAGAAG GTGCGTATTTTCAAGGACTGTGAGGCAGGCCTCCTCGTAGAATTGGTGTTAAAACTTCGACCGCAGGTTTTCAGTCCTGGAGACTACATCTGTAGAAAG ggAGATGTGGGTAAGGAGATGTACATAATTAAAGATGGCCAGCTAGCAGTGGTGGGGGAAGATGGAACAACCCAGTTTGCTGTTCTGACATCAGGAAGCTGCTTTGGAGAAATCAGCATCCTGAACATCAGCGGCAGCAAAATGGGGAACCGACGTACGGCTAATATTCGCAGTCTGGGATACTCAGACCTGTTCTGCCTTTCCAAACAAGACCTGATGGAGGCGCTTCAGGAGTTCCCCCACGCCAGGGCCCAGCTGGAGCAGAGGGGGCGGGACATCCTGCAGAAGGAGGGGCTTCTAGAGGAAGTAAATGTGTCTGCAGGGGAGGACCTCGAGGAGAAGATGGAGAGGCTGGAAACCAGTCTGGATCGGCTACAG ACGTGTTTGGCCCGTCTGCAGGGAGAGTTCAACTCTTCCCAGCTTCGACTGAAACAGCGAATCACAACCCTCGAACACAACATCACCACAGTGGGCACAGGCAGTGGCTTCCTGTCCGACGCCGACGGCAACGAGAGTGTTTTTGGTGGTGACGGCGTGCGCAGTGAAATTAACATCCGGTTCTGA